The following are encoded in a window of Calderihabitans maritimus genomic DNA:
- a CDS encoding MazG-like family protein: MKKKIVALPRLNKLSPTMESTALKLMEETGELAQAIGKLRGLNGERVDISQDEVMKQITRELLDVAQTAVSMMFVLEEQYGVDIERALEEHILKLINKGYLTPEE, from the coding sequence GTGAAAAAGAAAATTGTAGCCCTTCCGCGCCTGAATAAACTTTCCCCCACCATGGAATCCACGGCACTGAAGCTCATGGAAGAGACGGGAGAGCTGGCTCAGGCCATTGGTAAACTCCGGGGGCTTAACGGAGAGCGGGTAGATATTTCTCAGGACGAAGTTATGAAGCAGATAACCCGGGAACTGCTGGACGTAGCCCAGACAGCCGTATCCATGATGTTTGTGCTGGAAGAACAATACGGAGTCGATATTGAAAGGGCTTTGGAGGAGCATATTCTCAAGCTGATTAACAAGGGATACCTCACTCCAGAAGAATGA
- the wecB gene encoding non-hydrolyzing UDP-N-acetylglucosamine 2-epimerase gives MFKPKVLAVFGTRPEAIKMAPLIKELEKHRQKIDTVVAVTAQHREMLDQVLNLFQISPQYDLNIMQRKQSLYDITTRVLLGMKEILEKERPNLVLVHGDTSTTFVAALAAFYQRIPVGHVEAGLRTRNKYSPYPEEMNRRLAGVLADLHFAPTLRAKENLLSENVPPETILVTGNTVIDALLATVKENYSFRGELASIDFTSSKLLLVTAHRRENWGEPMTRILLALKDLVLKFPEVEVIFPVHRNPRVREPAREILGNMARVHLIEPLDYEPFVNLMNKVYLVLTDSGGLQEEAPSLGKPVLVLRDTTERPEALEAGTVKLVGTQRERIISETVRLLQDQDAYQKMANAVNPYGDGKASRRIVEGILYHFKLSPYPPVQFSS, from the coding sequence TTGTTCAAACCCAAAGTACTGGCAGTATTTGGAACGCGTCCAGAGGCCATCAAGATGGCTCCGCTAATCAAAGAACTGGAGAAACATCGGCAGAAGATAGATACGGTGGTGGCAGTTACCGCCCAGCACCGGGAAATGTTGGATCAGGTTTTGAACTTATTTCAAATAAGTCCCCAGTACGATTTAAACATTATGCAAAGGAAACAATCTCTCTATGATATTACCACCAGGGTTTTGCTGGGAATGAAAGAGATATTGGAGAAGGAAAGGCCGAACTTGGTTTTGGTTCATGGGGACACTAGTACGACTTTTGTGGCTGCTCTTGCCGCTTTTTATCAACGGATTCCGGTAGGACACGTAGAGGCTGGTTTGCGTACCCGAAATAAATATTCACCTTATCCGGAAGAAATGAACCGCCGGCTGGCGGGAGTCCTGGCCGATTTACACTTTGCTCCGACTCTTCGAGCTAAAGAAAATCTGCTTTCGGAAAACGTTCCTCCCGAAACTATTCTGGTTACGGGGAACACGGTAATAGATGCTTTGCTGGCTACGGTAAAGGAAAACTACTCTTTCCGGGGAGAATTGGCTTCCATTGATTTCACTTCCTCCAAGCTGCTCCTGGTTACTGCTCACCGGCGGGAAAACTGGGGAGAACCTATGACCCGCATTTTGTTGGCCCTAAAAGATTTGGTACTGAAATTTCCCGAAGTAGAAGTAATATTTCCGGTACACCGGAACCCCCGGGTGCGAGAGCCGGCCCGTGAAATTCTGGGCAACATGGCGCGGGTCCACCTGATCGAACCTTTAGATTATGAACCCTTTGTCAATCTAATGAATAAGGTCTACTTAGTCCTCACCGATTCCGGGGGCCTGCAGGAGGAAGCTCCCAGCTTGGGAAAACCGGTTTTAGTGCTGCGGGATACTACCGAGCGTCCGGAGGCTTTGGAAGCAGGCACGGTTAAATTGGTGGGCACGCAACGGGAGCGTATTATATCGGAAACCGTCCGTCTGCTCCAAGACCAGGATGCTTATCAAAAAATGGCCAATGCCGTGAATCCCTACGGTGACGGAAAAGCATCCCGCCGTATTGTAGAAGGCATTCTGTATCACTTTAAGCTTTCGCCTTATCCACCGGTACAATTTTCCTCTTAG
- a CDS encoding AtpZ/AtpI family protein yields MSEKAWSYVKLFSVAASFGISTAVRIGLGWYAGNYLDQKFQTSPFLMFVGVLLGVGLSFQHLFTQLKVLGRPKRGNGN; encoded by the coding sequence ATGTCGGAAAAAGCCTGGAGCTATGTAAAGCTTTTCAGTGTCGCCGCATCCTTCGGTATTTCTACTGCCGTACGTATTGGACTAGGCTGGTATGCTGGTAATTACCTGGACCAGAAATTTCAGACCTCGCCTTTTTTAATGTTTGTGGGAGTACTTTTGGGAGTAGGACTTTCCTTCCAGCATCTTTTTACCCAATTAAAAGTATTAGGCAGGCCGAAAAGGGGGAATGGTAATTAG
- a CDS encoding ATP synthase subunit I — translation MNLQELFVGLAFGAVVSIFNHQLIVRLLPRLEGLPVDRAKAKLWGRYLVRYGINFLVLFAVYKRVWLLTGTALGLTAMQKYLAVKYFFKRKG, via the coding sequence TTGAACCTTCAAGAGTTATTCGTCGGTTTAGCTTTCGGTGCCGTAGTCAGCATCTTTAACCACCAGTTGATAGTGAGATTGCTTCCCCGTCTGGAAGGTTTGCCCGTAGACAGAGCGAAAGCGAAATTATGGGGACGTTACCTAGTGCGCTACGGAATTAATTTCCTGGTGCTTTTTGCTGTTTACAAAAGGGTATGGTTGCTGACCGGTACGGCTTTAGGGCTGACGGCGATGCAGAAGTATTTGGCCGTTAAATATTTCTTCAAAAGAAAGGGGTGA
- the atpB gene encoding F0F1 ATP synthase subunit A: MEHGGGHEVPGALFHLFGLEVTSRVTTMWAIMLLIIVFSWLATRNLRRVPTGAQNVMEMITEALLDFFAGIMGYRRAKQYLPLLMTLFIFILISNYSGLLPMAGKIPGLAAPTSAWGVTLGLAIVVFFATQISGFKTHGLGYLKHFIQPVAFMLPLVVIEQFVRPLSLSLRLFGNIFGEEMTIEQLFELVHAFVPLPMMFLSLLMGLIQAVVFTLLTAVYIAEATEEHAEHH, from the coding sequence ATGGAACACGGCGGTGGTCATGAGGTGCCCGGTGCACTTTTTCATTTATTTGGTCTGGAGGTTACCAGCAGGGTAACTACGATGTGGGCGATCATGCTTTTGATCATTGTCTTTAGCTGGTTGGCCACTCGCAATTTACGCAGGGTTCCTACCGGGGCTCAAAATGTTATGGAAATGATCACAGAAGCCTTGTTGGACTTTTTCGCCGGTATTATGGGATACCGCCGGGCCAAGCAGTATTTACCGTTACTCATGACCCTATTTATTTTTATTCTGATTTCTAATTATAGTGGCCTGCTACCAATGGCAGGTAAAATACCGGGTCTGGCGGCTCCTACCAGCGCCTGGGGCGTCACCCTGGGGCTGGCTATCGTGGTGTTTTTCGCTACGCAGATTTCCGGTTTTAAGACCCACGGGCTGGGGTACTTGAAGCACTTTATTCAACCCGTTGCCTTCATGCTTCCTCTGGTGGTCATTGAACAGTTCGTTCGTCCATTGTCGCTTTCCTTGCGTCTTTTCGGAAACATATTTGGTGAAGAAATGACCATAGAACAACTTTTCGAACTGGTTCATGCTTTTGTGCCCCTGCCCATGATGTTTTTAAGCCTTTTGATGGGGTTGATCCAGGCGGTTGTCTTTACCCTGTTGACCGCCGTTTACATTGCGGAAGCCACAGAGGAGCACGCAGAGCATCATTGA
- the atpE gene encoding ATP synthase F0 subunit C — translation MNFRKGGKKRVSIAAGLIALAAGLAIGIATLGPALGQGNAAARALEGIARQPEAANDIRISMILALAFMEALTIYGLLIAFMLLGKIG, via the coding sequence ATGAACTTTAGGAAGGGAGGGAAAAAAAGAGTGTCCATAGCAGCCGGTTTAATTGCCCTTGCTGCAGGCCTGGCCATTGGCATTGCCACTTTGGGTCCCGCGTTGGGCCAAGGTAATGCGGCCGCTAGAGCCCTTGAGGGCATTGCTCGCCAGCCTGAAGCAGCTAATGACATCCGTATTTCCATGATTTTGGCTCTGGCCTTCATGGAAGCGCTGACTATTTATGGTCTACTTATTGCATTCATGTTACTTGGTAAGATTGGTTAG
- the atpF gene encoding F0F1 ATP synthase subunit B codes for MEGLINVSELIWAIINFLILLAVLYKFLYGPLLKTLDNRRKEIEGNLERAEELKKQGEELLAQYNEKLESAKQEAQEIINRATKTGESMKEEMIANAKEEAAKILEKARQEIEAEKTKALAEIRDEMATLAVLAAGKVIGKTLDPKDHERLVKQFVAEVGELQ; via the coding sequence ATGGAAGGGTTAATTAACGTTTCGGAGTTAATCTGGGCTATAATTAATTTTTTGATTTTACTGGCCGTTTTATATAAATTTCTTTACGGACCTTTACTGAAAACATTGGATAACCGCCGGAAGGAAATAGAGGGCAATCTGGAACGGGCGGAGGAACTCAAGAAACAGGGAGAGGAATTGCTGGCCCAATATAACGAGAAACTGGAAAGTGCCAAGCAGGAAGCTCAGGAAATTATTAATCGGGCCACCAAGACGGGCGAAAGCATGAAGGAAGAAATGATAGCTAATGCCAAGGAGGAGGCCGCGAAGATTTTAGAGAAAGCCCGGCAGGAAATTGAAGCCGAAAAAACCAAAGCTCTCGCAGAGATTCGAGACGAGATGGCCACCTTGGCAGTGCTGGCTGCGGGTAAAGTTATAGGCAAGACCCTGGATCCGAAGGATCATGAAAGATTGGTGAAACAGTTTGTAGCAGAGGTAGGCGAGCTTCAATGA
- a CDS encoding F0F1 ATP synthase subunit delta: MINKAVARRYAQALFSVAREKDLLEDLGNELRLIIDTIHANEKLLKIFQHQRISSTDKKELFIELFKERVSQTALNFLQLLFDKQRERFLEQIYEEYMAMANEARNIFEAEVRSAVELSAEDVKVLEDKLSRMTGKRVKVKTQVDPNLIGGVVVKLGDRILDGSVANRLKMLEEKLKEADFKEIGVRE, from the coding sequence ATGATTAACAAAGCGGTAGCCCGGCGTTATGCCCAGGCTTTGTTTTCTGTTGCCCGCGAAAAAGACCTTCTGGAGGATTTGGGCAATGAACTGCGTTTAATCATAGATACCATTCATGCCAACGAAAAGCTTCTAAAGATATTCCAGCACCAGCGCATTTCCTCGACAGATAAAAAAGAACTTTTTATAGAGCTTTTCAAGGAACGAGTGTCCCAGACGGCACTGAACTTTCTGCAACTGCTTTTTGATAAGCAGCGGGAGCGTTTCCTGGAGCAGATTTACGAGGAATATATGGCTATGGCCAACGAAGCGCGTAACATTTTCGAGGCTGAAGTCCGTTCGGCGGTAGAACTGTCCGCGGAGGACGTAAAGGTGCTGGAAGATAAATTATCTCGTATGACCGGCAAACGGGTGAAGGTAAAAACTCAAGTAGATCCGAATTTAATCGGTGGAGTAGTGGTAAAATTGGGAGACCGTATTTTGGACGGCAGTGTGGCCAATCGTTTAAAAATGTTGGAGGAGAAATTGAAAGAAGCTGATTTTAAAGAGATAGGGGTGAGGGAGTAA
- the atpA gene encoding F0F1 ATP synthase subunit alpha, with translation MSIRPDEISSILKQQIERYEAKVEVTDVGTVIQVGDGIARIYGLEKAMAGELLEFPGNTYGMVLNLEEDNIGCVILGPYTHIKEGDEVKRTGRIVEVPVGEALIGRVVNPLGQPIDGKGPIKTDTFRPIESPAPGVVARRPVHQPLQTGLKAIDSMIPIGRGQRELIIGDRQTGKTALAVDTIINQKGQGVICIYVAIGQKNSTVAGVVQKLEQYGAMDYTIVVSATASEPAPLLYIAPYAGCAMGEYFMYKGQDVLVVYDDLSKQAAAYRELSLLLRRPPGREAYPGDVFYLHSRLLERAAKLNDEYGGGG, from the coding sequence ATGAGCATTCGACCCGATGAAATTAGCTCTATTCTAAAGCAACAGATAGAGCGATATGAAGCCAAGGTCGAAGTTACTGATGTGGGAACCGTTATCCAGGTGGGCGACGGTATCGCCCGTATCTACGGATTGGAAAAGGCTATGGCCGGGGAATTGCTTGAATTTCCTGGCAATACCTACGGGATGGTACTGAACTTAGAGGAAGATAATATAGGTTGCGTAATTCTAGGGCCCTACACCCATATCAAAGAGGGCGATGAGGTTAAGCGGACCGGCCGTATTGTGGAGGTTCCCGTAGGAGAAGCGCTTATTGGACGGGTTGTCAATCCGCTAGGCCAGCCGATCGACGGTAAGGGACCCATAAAGACCGACACTTTTCGTCCCATTGAGTCTCCTGCGCCGGGAGTAGTAGCCCGCCGTCCGGTGCACCAGCCTCTCCAGACGGGACTGAAGGCTATTGACTCCATGATTCCTATTGGACGGGGACAGCGGGAGCTAATTATTGGAGACCGTCAAACGGGAAAGACGGCGTTGGCAGTAGATACCATAATTAACCAGAAAGGACAGGGCGTAATTTGTATTTACGTGGCTATTGGCCAAAAGAATTCGACCGTAGCCGGAGTGGTACAGAAGCTGGAACAATACGGGGCCATGGACTACACGATTGTTGTATCGGCTACGGCAAGTGAACCGGCGCCACTCCTCTATATTGCCCCTTATGCGGGATGCGCCATGGGTGAATACTTCATGTACAAAGGACAGGACGTTCTGGTAGTCTATGACGACCTTTCCAAACAAGCTGCTGCGTACCGGGAGCTTTCTCTACTCTTGAGACGTCCCCCGGGACGGGAAGCTTACCCAGGCGACGTATTTTATCTCCACTCCCGCCTGTTGGAAAGGGCTGCCAAGCTGAACGACGAGTACGGCGGGGGGGG
- the atpG gene encoding ATP synthase F1 subunit gamma: MPGMRDIKRRIRSIKNTQQITKAMEMVAAAKLRKSQEKVIAARPYSQKLQEVLNRLMVDAERVQHPLMEVRETNKLGYIVITADRGLCGGYNANIIRLTERTLAGVEEEIRIVAVGRKGRDYFRRRGREIVKEYIAIGDDPTFTQAKALAHEMMELFEEKVFDKLYLVYTEFVSTMRQVPKIVPLLPLSPSPEKQEEKKEVEYIYEPSPQGILENLLPRFVETQVYQALLEAKASEHGARMTAMRSASDNAAEMIDRLTLSFNRARQAAITKEISEIVGGAEALKG; the protein is encoded by the coding sequence ATGCCCGGTATGCGCGATATCAAACGCAGGATTCGCAGTATCAAAAATACCCAGCAGATAACTAAGGCCATGGAAATGGTAGCGGCGGCCAAACTGCGCAAATCCCAGGAGAAAGTAATTGCAGCCCGGCCTTACTCGCAAAAGCTACAGGAAGTTCTGAACCGCTTGATGGTCGATGCGGAAAGGGTACAGCACCCGCTGATGGAGGTAAGAGAGACCAATAAACTGGGTTATATAGTTATAACGGCTGACCGGGGCCTTTGCGGAGGTTATAACGCCAACATTATTCGCCTTACGGAACGCACTCTTGCCGGAGTGGAGGAAGAGATAAGGATTGTTGCCGTGGGCCGCAAGGGACGGGATTATTTCCGGCGCCGTGGTCGAGAAATTGTAAAGGAGTACATTGCTATAGGGGATGACCCTACTTTTACGCAGGCCAAAGCTTTAGCCCATGAAATGATGGAGCTATTTGAAGAAAAAGTTTTTGACAAATTGTACTTGGTTTATACGGAGTTTGTTTCCACGATGCGGCAGGTTCCAAAAATCGTACCTTTACTGCCCCTTTCACCTTCTCCGGAGAAGCAGGAGGAGAAGAAAGAAGTAGAATACATCTACGAACCATCTCCCCAGGGCATCCTGGAAAACCTGTTACCGCGGTTTGTGGAAACCCAAGTATATCAGGCTCTTTTGGAGGCCAAGGCCAGCGAGCACGGTGCCCGTATGACAGCGATGCGCTCGGCCAGCGATAATGCCGCTGAGATGATCGACCGGCTTACTCTCAGCTTCAACCGGGCGCGTCAGGCGGCAATTACCAAAGAAATTTCCGAAATTGTCGGTGGTGCGGAAGCGCTTAAAGGATAG